The sequence below is a genomic window from Coffea arabica cultivar ET-39 chromosome 8e, Coffea Arabica ET-39 HiFi, whole genome shotgun sequence.
ATGTAATACAACGGACTAGGATGCAGGCTAAAGTTACAAAATTTCACAGGATTCCATGGAGTGGAAGTTCCTTCTCATTAAAATCAATCGAGTACACCAGGTTCatgaaaataatcaaacaacAATGGCATAGAAATTTTCAAGCAAacgagaaaaataaaataaaattgctAAGCATAACCCACTGGCTAAATGCATTAAGAGAGCGGAGGCAGGAAAGTTATGGAAGAATAATGCGGTTGTTTTGCTTCATTAATTTGCAATACGTTGCTGCAGTCGTCGCCATCGTGGGATGTGTTGCTATCCACCACCATAACTCACTGCTTCGAACTTCGCCATGTATAGTGACAGACCTTCAAAGTtgggttcttttcttttttgagggGTGCTTCTGTTTTGATGCTTTGCATCTCCTGTTATGATGTACTCAGTATAAACAATTTTTCATCGTTCAATTTCTTCCGTCTTTACAGTTTTGGTCGCTCTCACACCATGAAAAACGAAAACAGCTTCTTTTTCACATGCCAGACAGGCAGCCAAAAAGTCACCTCCATTCTTTGTGGAAGAAACAAGGCAGCCAAGAAACTGTTCGTCCAGCCCCTAAACTATTCTCATTGCATTCTTTTATCTCGtcaataatatattattattataaataagCCCTTCAACAAAAAAAGTGTCATGATTAAGGACTTCCGTCAAATTTAGCTCTGATGAAAGGAGGGATTAAATTCACCGAATACAAGAATTTCTTAATAGTAAAGTATCTAGAGAGTCTTTAAACTATTTTCATTGTCAAGTTTTAACTCCTAATTTAAACCTGTTTCAGAGTAGCCcctaaacaattaaaaatacaTACTTTCAACCCTCCCAACCATTTTAGttataagtgcaattgaaaccaaaagatcaAGACCAGAATCAAAAGGGTTGAGAAGAACAATACACTTTATTTTACCATTATTAGATTCAACCTTTTGCAACGGTGAATAATGAAGTGTGCTCTTCATCTTAACTCTTTTGATTTTGGTCTCGATGGTTATATTACGTGATTGAACAAAATGCCATTTAGTTTAAACTACACTTACTACTAAAACAATCGAAAGGGTCAAAAGTATACACTTTTAATTGTTCTGGGGCTGCTTTTACAAATTAGGGACCAAAACTTGATAATGACAATAGTTTAAGGGTTTTTCATATACTTTCACTTATCGTTCCATTGACTAAATTTGACGAAAGTCCTTAAACATAATACTTTTTTTTGTGTTGAGGGTCTTATTTGCGATAATACATTATTGACAGGCCAAAAACGTATAAAGGAAATAGTTTAATGGCCAACTTGCCGCAACAAATTGCAATTGATACTCTCTCTTCTTAGCGGGGGGAcgcctttttttctttttcaattagcGAAGTTCCAAATTTCTGCATTGTTTTGTCTAATTATAaattcaaaactccaaatttcgtACTCTATTTTTTAGATAAGACTCAAACAAAGTTGCAATAAAATTATGTCCAATAATTTGTAGGATCCTAAAGATCAAGACCCATTAGAAATTAAAACCCAATAATCCACAAACAAGGGACCAATTTTCAGAATTTCGCCAGAAAGTTGATAAAAGGACCAAAAGCAAGTCCTTTTCATTTGTTAGGGACTAAAATCACTCATTTAAATTCTAAGGGATTAAAATTTCatattaaataataatatgCGAGAGAGAATTGgtgcgcaacggatcttctgtcccacactctGTGTcattctctgtcccactttttattatattgctatttctccttcataaacatcatgttttagttcttttttgtttccttaagatccaataactattaattcagtaatacacaaaatttaacaaactcaaaaaatcaaaatgcataaaaaatgagattttttatgcattttctgctgtattttttaattttctattatatattacttttttgaagctgttgtatttattttttactgaattaatagttattgaatcaTAAGTAAacaaaaagaactaaaacatgatatttatgaaggagaaatagcaatataataaaaagtgggacagagaatgACACagagtgtgggacagaagatctgTTGCGGAATTGGTGCAACTCTCTGGAAGGGCAAAAGAGCGGAAGGAAAAGTTGTCTTATAGTCCGTAATTTAACCGGTAGGAGTATAACTATTAGGACTTGCAAGTTGCAACAAACATTAAGGAAAAGTTTGTTTGGAAATTTCTAGCAAAATCTGCAGTGCTCTCTGCCGATGCCGCCAAGTGCAAGCGTCTGAACTCTGAAGCGACCACCGCAATCGCAATCCATTTGCTCTTCCCAACCCAATGCTGCCTGATACAATAATCACCTCCGACACGCCCTCGTCTTCATCCCAATTCAACTCCTCGTCTCGAATAATCTGCCGCGTGTAAAGCTCTTTACTTTAATTCCTACTTACTAAATACTTCTATGATCTTGTACgcctttttcttttgtgtgtGTGAAATGGTATATTTTGGTAACATCCTCCTCCTGCTTTCCTTCTTTCCCTGCGGAGCGCCGATGTATCGGTTCCTCTTCTCTCTTCCCTGCTCGCATACATGATACCTCTGGGCCCGACATGAGGAATTGAGCTAAATCACAGAGGCTAACTCAAGCAGATTGTGTCGCCTTGCTTGGTCTTTCCGCTGCTCTTTGTTAGGGATTGAAGGCCCTTGTTGTAATAAAAATGTTTTCCCCTTCATTTGTagaaatttgattaattttatatGGAAAAATTTTAGTATAGGTGAAAAGTGTTGATTTTTGTTCTGTAGTTTCAATCCAGGATAAGGCTTCTTATAGTCTTGAATGAATTTTGACCGCAATGATAGTACTCTAGAAACTGAGCTTCGGCAACTTCTTCAACTTTCTTTCAATACTGTTCTGGGTTTGCTGTGGCTGATTTCTGGAAGATTTTTATGTTGGTCATGGTGTTGTTTGTGGTGCTTGTTGAGGAGTGCTGCGGTGGTACTCTTGTTGCTTGAATAAAGTACTTGCGATGCTAGTTTTGCAGGAAATACTTCtgaaaaaactccaaaaaaatcAGTGAAACTTACAAATTAATTTCTTGGAAGTTTCGGAGAAAATATTTTTTCCTCATGGAGAAGATATGACGTCCTGCCAAAGGATCCTTCGTGTTATTATAAGCTAATATTGAATTTTGGGTGGTGCAGATGTCAAAAACAATATTCACAGTATACTTGCCCGCGCTGCAATACTCGGTATTGCTCCCTCCCTTGTTACAAGGTGTGTTAAAATCTAGAGATTTTTCAGGCACTTTCTTTAgtgaaaaaagtttttttttttttttttaatgttaaatAGATTGCTGCAAAACTATTCTGCTTTTTGTGTTTGTGGATTTTAGTTAGTAAAAGTACTTGATTCTTGCAGTCTCACAGTCTTCATTGCACTGAGTCCTTTATGAGGGAGAACGTCGAGGAGGAACTGAGACAGTTGCAGCCTGATGatgaaagtaaacaaaaaaTGCTGCATATCCTTAAGCGATTCCATTCGGAAGAGCAGGAGATGGATTACATGGATGAGCATGGTATATATATTGTTGTCATTAActtgttttttgtttcttaatGCTACTAATTTACTTTTCTCTGTTGCTTTTTTACTCTAAGTATCTGATGCTATTTACCATTTTTACTTCTTAAGTATGTTTTGCTGGTCTCAGTTGGGTTGTTTTAGCAGTATAGGGTACAGTCAATTTGTTGTTGCTTCTTGACTATTTTTGTAAAGATTAAAGTGAATTGTGTTTGAAGTCTATATCGCCAGTTTACTTGGTGTGGTAGGTTTTAGTTATTTTCATTGACTAAAAAGTAGACAATATTATGAGAAATCATTATATAGTCGATCTGAAATTTATGGTGAATTAAATGAGTAATTTTTAGGAATTCTTGATATGTGGCTGCAACAGTATATGTAACAGTGCTAAATTGGACTGCATTCTGTTGGAAGGATGACCTTTTGGCAGCCTTGAAAAGCTGCTTACTATCATAATTTAGTTGTTTAGAGTTGATAATTTGGTCTTGGCTATCTATCTGTGTGCCTCAAATTCAGTAGAACTTTTTGGAATGTTTGTCTGGTCCTTATTTGTTTTTGACATTAATAGTTTAGCATTATCATGTTACTTCTCACCTGCCCTTCCTAATGCTATTCTTTATGCTTTTCCAACCGCTTCCCATTTGCAACATATTTGAATTTGATCAGGTTCAGATTCAGACTCAGAGTCACTTTTTGCAGAGGAGACTGTTCGAAAGATTTTATCTGGTATGACGCATGTGCACAGAGATTTTCATATAATATAATGTCTGTATGTAAAAACTTCCTTTGCTGTCTTGGAATCCTGTTGGAAACTCTACCCTTTTATGCTGATCCGAAATTCTTCCATTCTGTGTATAGGAAGTCAGGTAGGCCTTGATGATCTCTCTGTGGAAGAGCAGAAGCATTTCCTAAGAGCTATAGCCTCAGGAGAGCTGAGCAAACTGCTCAAGCCATGGGAGCCTTGGTGGTTGAAGCGTTCTGCTAATTATACACGTCTCAGCCAGGATGGAACCCAACTCGTTCAACCACTTGACAACACAGGAAAACTAGCTTCATCCCACGATAATATTGAAAACGATCAGGTCTATGACATTCCACCGGGCCCTGATGCTCCTCTACCTTCTGTTAGAAGGCTTAGTGCTACTGAACCATCCCCTCTATTGACAGTTCACCTTGTTGACATCATATACAGTTACTGTTTTACCCTTCGCCTTTACAATGGGGATTGGTCGTCAGATTCCACAGGATCTGTGGAAGTTCTTCTGAGTATTTCTTCTGTTTTGGGCCAAGGCGGGCAGCCAGAGACCGTGTTGGAAGCCCTGTCATATTGCTCGGAGCAGACCTGCTCTCCAGCATATAGACACATGGGTGGGTCACAGTTTGCACTGAACCTTATGGACGATGTAACTAGTGTACTTTATCTTGGGGGTGCTGCAATAGTCTGCTTGCTCTGTGATCTTCAGAGGCTGATTCAGGCAGCAGAGAAAGAGTTCAAGTCAGAGAAATCAGGAAAATCAAGAGGGTCGAAAATAAAGACGAAACTGAAGTCGGCTGAGCGAAAGGTTTACTTTATCAAATGTTGGGCTAATGAGCAGCCAAACGAAGCATGGTCTTCTCTAGCTGCTATAGTGAAGGCAGAGAAGAGTTCAGCTATGGCATATATAACCAGAGGAAGATATTCTTCGAAAAAGGAGGAAGGGTCTAAACCCAAAGACAAGCCAATGATTTGCGAGTTTCAGTAAGCTCCCGGACCTCTGATGAGTCTCTTTTATTTGTCCTGGTTACCTTGTTCGCCCTCTTCAGTTGTTTCAAGTGTAGTCAATCCAAAGGAAGCAGCACAAGCTAGTGGCAGAATTTGGTGTAATTGGAAAAAGTTCAGGGCCGTCTTTCCCTGGAAGACATTATTCTTGTATATGTATTTGCAATTGCTAGTTGATTTACAACTCTGTAGATTTGGAATACCAGCTTCTTCCATGTTTAGTAGAGAAATGATTCGCATTTTTGCGGATTTTGGTTGTACATTAGAAGATTGCCGAGCTTATCTGATTTTAAACATGTCATCAGCCATCGGATTTCTAACTTTTGTGGCTGCAATAGATCTTGATACAATGTGGAAGGACCTCATTGAAGTTGCGTGCTTGCGTGAACAAATGAACGTTAAAGGAGCTCTTGAGCGCCACTTTCGGAATTTACCTTCTGTTTGCGTAGTAAAGCTTGAGTTACAGACTATAGTCTGATGATGCCGTGGATAAGATGTCGTCTCTTCTGGGCAGCCGTTGGTTTTCTGAAACCTTGCGGACCGGAAGGAAGAATGTGAGCAGCTAAATCTGACTAAATGTATACCAGAGGAGAAAAGGggtaagaaaaaagaaacacatTAGAGGTATGAGTTGCCAAAGTGAGGAAATAGATACCCCGATTAAATTGTTATTCTTTTATGAATTGAAAaagatcaaaaagaaaaaaaaaatttgctccCTCCCTTTGAATTGAAGATCATTTGGagagaaaaaattttatttagtgTAATACTTAATTTAGAGAATCTAATCTCAGTTCTACTGACCAAAGTAAATTCAGTACTTAACTGATTTTTAGAGTAATTCTCTCAAGTCTCAGCCCACCATTAGAGAGTAGGATTGGAATGAAAGATTCTCCACACATTTGGCCAAGCAGTCACCATAACAAAGCCATTACCATTAATAACGGGTCTACTgggtttgattgcttttttttttaaaaaaaaaaaaaatcgaaacaAAAAGTCTgcgctccaaaaaaaaaaaaaagaatacctCCACAACATTTCCCAATACCCACCAcacagaaaatttttttttttaaaaaatcaacaTAACCATTATCATGCCCAAAACCTAATCGAAAGAGTAcctaataaatatttttttttcattattagtttGGAGACAAATATCGAATTCCACCTCttcattataaattttttcctttggtttttGGGCGCTTTTTTGGTGTGGGAAATGAGCATAGACGCATTGGTTTGACAAATTGGCATGAACGAAGCGAAGTAGATTTTCGAATAAAGACAAAAACCAAATCAGTTAAGTTGATCAAATTTACATCAATCCCTCCTCTCTTTCCAAAACCCTAAATTCTTCCTCTCTTCTATCTTCCAAAATTGTAGACCGAAACTAACAAGAATGGGGGATGTGGCAGATAAATTGGCTTATTTTCAAGCAATTACAGGCCTCGACGACCCCGATTTATGCACAGAGATCCTCTCCGCTCATGGCTGGGACCTCGAGAAAGCGATCTCGTCTTTCACCTCCATCTCTAACTCCTCTGACGAGCCCACCGCCGCCGccgcctcctcctcctccaattCCAATGCCCAGGAAGCAGCAGTGGTCTTACCGGCCACAGCAGCCTGGACCGGTGGGGCCCCCGGCTTGGCTTGGAAAGTTGTGACTCTCCCGTTCTCCATCATTTCCCGTAGTCTAGGATTAGTATCGGGAGCGATCGGGCTCGGGATGTGGGCCGCCAGCGGAGTACTATCTTATTCGCTGGGGATGATCGGTCTCAATTCGGGCCGAGTTGGGGATTCTTCGACAACGACCCCGTTGGTGTCTGTTTCAGCTGCGGTGTCGGAGGCTATGGATTTTGTCGCGAGGTTTGAAAGGGATTTTGGTAGGACGCGACCGAATTTTGTAGCTGAGGGTTTTATGGATGCACTACAGAGGTCTAGGCATGCGTTTAAGCTCTTATTTGTTTACTTGCACTCGCCGGATCATCCGgatactcctgttttttgcgatAGAACGTTGTGTAACGAGGCTTTGGCTGCTTTTATTAACGAGAATTTTGTCGCCTGGGGCGGTAGTATCAGAGCTAGTGAAGGGTTCAAGATGAGCAATAGCTTGAAGGCGTCAAGATTCCCTTTTTGTGCAGTTGTTATGGCCGCCACTAACCAGAGAATTGCATTGCTGCAACAGGTATAAATTTGAATATTTCATGTCTTGAGTACTTAGTGCATTTAGATTATGGCTACTCAATAGGATGATGTCCCTGATCTATAAGACGTCATTTCACTTATTTGGAGCAAAAGTATTGTACTTTTGTTAGTTTGAGTTGGAAATTCCATTTAGTGCCTTTTTCTAGCTAGCTAGGGGTTTTGGCTTCCCTTCCTGAGCCTTTGTTTTCAAAACTATTTACATATGTTAACAGTTCCTAATTTGTTCACCAAACCCCTTCAAAAGTGCTGACACAGTAGGCAGCGGTTAAGTGGTAGAATGTAGAGGCATTTCCTTAGTCAGTTGATGATGCCTGTTTTTGCTTCCAACTCTTAGGAGTATATATCTGTGGTGCATTTGTTTTGTCGTCTATAAGGTTTTTCGGTTATTCCTTGTTGTGGCTGCAGAGAGCgtaatttgttttgtttgaaatttttgttatttctgtCCTTGTGCAATTTTTGGTACAAACTCTTTTGCAGTTTCCATTAGGACTCATCTACTTTTGGTAAGGACAAAATATACGTATGGGTTTTAGTATCATTTTCTTGAGTTTTTACTGCTGGTTGAGTCTCTCTGCTTTTATCGTTAACCATGTTCAGTTGGGTTTTTATACCTGTAGAAAATGGAGTACAGCTCCGCTGTGGCTTAGCTAATTACGTAGTAACTTGTGAGAGTTAAGAATTAACTGTCTGTGGATTTAGCTGAATGGATATATAAGGTTTATGTTACTAACTCCAAAATAGTAAAAAATGGCTGGCT
It includes:
- the LOC113702792 gene encoding uncharacterized protein isoform X1 encodes the protein MLPDTIITSDTPSSSSQFNSSSRIICRVCQKQYSQYTCPRCNTRYCSLPCYKSHSLHCTESFMRENVEEELRQLQPDDESKQKMLHILKRFHSEEQEMDYMDEHGSDSDSESLFAEETVRKILSGSQVGLDDLSVEEQKHFLRAIASGELSKLLKPWEPWWLKRSANYTRLSQDGTQLVQPLDNTGKLASSHDNIENDQVYDIPPGPDAPLPSVRRLSATEPSPLLTVHLVDIIYSYCFTLRLYNGDWSSDSTGSVEVLLSISSVLGQGGQPETVLEALSYCSEQTCSPAYRHMGGSQFALNLMDDVTSVLYLGGAAIVCLLCDLQRLIQAAEKEFKSEKSGKSRGSKIKTKLKSAERKVYFIKCWANEQPNEAWSSLAAIVKAEKSSAMAYITRGRYSSKKEEGSKPKDKPMICEFQ
- the LOC113702792 gene encoding uncharacterized protein isoform X2, coding for MLPDTIITSDTPSSSSQFNSSSRIICRVCQKQYSQYTCPRCNTRYCSLPCYKSHSLHCTESFMRENVEEELRQLQPDDESKQKMLHILKRFHSEEQEMDYMDEHGSQVGLDDLSVEEQKHFLRAIASGELSKLLKPWEPWWLKRSANYTRLSQDGTQLVQPLDNTGKLASSHDNIENDQVYDIPPGPDAPLPSVRRLSATEPSPLLTVHLVDIIYSYCFTLRLYNGDWSSDSTGSVEVLLSISSVLGQGGQPETVLEALSYCSEQTCSPAYRHMGGSQFALNLMDDVTSVLYLGGAAIVCLLCDLQRLIQAAEKEFKSEKSGKSRGSKIKTKLKSAERKVYFIKCWANEQPNEAWSSLAAIVKAEKSSAMAYITRGRYSSKKEEGSKPKDKPMICEFQ
- the LOC113702792 gene encoding uncharacterized protein isoform X3, which encodes MSKTIFTVYLPALQYSSHSLHCTESFMRENVEEELRQLQPDDESKQKMLHILKRFHSEEQEMDYMDEHGSDSDSESLFAEETVRKILSGSQVGLDDLSVEEQKHFLRAIASGELSKLLKPWEPWWLKRSANYTRLSQDGTQLVQPLDNTGKLASSHDNIENDQVYDIPPGPDAPLPSVRRLSATEPSPLLTVHLVDIIYSYCFTLRLYNGDWSSDSTGSVEVLLSISSVLGQGGQPETVLEALSYCSEQTCSPAYRHMGGSQFALNLMDDVTSVLYLGGAAIVCLLCDLQRLIQAAEKEFKSEKSGKSRGSKIKTKLKSAERKVYFIKCWANEQPNEAWSSLAAIVKAEKSSAMAYITRGRYSSKKEEGSKPKDKPMICEFQ
- the LOC113703715 gene encoding plant UBX domain-containing protein 10, which gives rise to MGDVADKLAYFQAITGLDDPDLCTEILSAHGWDLEKAISSFTSISNSSDEPTAAAASSSSNSNAQEAAVVLPATAAWTGGAPGLAWKVVTLPFSIISRSLGLVSGAIGLGMWAASGVLSYSLGMIGLNSGRVGDSSTTTPLVSVSAAVSEAMDFVARFERDFGRTRPNFVAEGFMDALQRSRHAFKLLFVYLHSPDHPDTPVFCDRTLCNEALAAFINENFVAWGGSIRASEGFKMSNSLKASRFPFCAVVMAATNQRIALLQQIEGPQSPEEMINILQRVLEESAPVLVSARLDAEERRNTVRLREEQDAAYRAALEADQARERQRREEQERLEREAAEAERKRKEEEEARDRAALEAAEKEAALAKLRQEKALSLGAEPEKGTDVTQVLVRFPAGDRKERRFHSTATIQSLYDYVDSLGCLEMGSYCLVSNFPRTVYGPEKLSLSLKEAGLHPQASLFVELNS